From Haliotis asinina isolate JCU_RB_2024 chromosome 8, JCU_Hal_asi_v2, whole genome shotgun sequence, a single genomic window includes:
- the LOC137293881 gene encoding cyclic AMP-dependent transcription factor ATF-3-like, translating into MNQPTRQRRLNTTLADMTNSRAIGMEDGVEETLLNNLPVMAVAPMPIPTTVTSMAEDINYTPGTGLPVVADEKMVAATLAAIETGSITPLVKEELKCAILTRRFVEGKEDIKVEFTVPEKKVLTEEEQERASVRREQNRMAAQRFRKKQKDTAEFLLKKTQKLESTNTKLRGELHRLQQERDRLKQQLADHLMICPVHDPSLNHSLQP; encoded by the exons ATGAATCAGCCAACTCGCCAGCGTCGCCTGAACACCACGCTTGCCG ATATGACAAACTCGCGGGCTATTGGCATGGAGGACGGCGTGGAAGAAACGCTCTTGAACAACTTACCTGTTATGGCTGTGGCTCCAATGCCAATACCCACCACCGTGACATCTATGGCTGAAGATATCAACTACACCCCGGGTACTGGTCTCCCAGTCGTGGCTGATGAGAAGATGGTGGCTGCAACCCTAGCGGCCATTGAGACTGGGAGCATCACACCTCTCGTGAAAGAGGAACTGAAATGTGCCATCCTAACCCGGCGGTTCGTGGAGGGGAAAGAGGATATAAAAGTAGAGTTTACTGTGCCTGAGAAAAAAGTT TTGACAGAGGAGGAGCAAGAAAGAGCCAGCGTACGGAGGGAGCAGAACAGAATGGCTGCACAACGGTTCAGAAAGAAGCAGAAAGACACGGCAGAGTTTCTACTCaag AAAACTCAGAAACTGGAGTCCACCAACACCAAACTGCGGGGCGAGCTTCATCGACTCCAGCAAGAGAGAGATCGGCTGAAACAACAACTCGCAGATCATTTGATGATCTGTCCTGTTCATGATCCGTCTCTCAACCACAGTTTGCAACCATGA